One Myxosarcina sp. GI1 genomic window carries:
- a CDS encoding serine/threonine phosphatase has product MLICPQCKSKNPHTNNFCQSCGVSLTDEIAKNGKGNKKTNMLWAIIKPAKNSQRLIELTHKKGKKSQLEVQNLADFFNLPQGSNTNWQRYVFDDLDRTFAEAICPNDCISGKIIDLQPLQQTHLASIRQQHREKLDNLQSNSNGFYLSLAHFWNSLSVPSHALPYLTLERHTPIVPKVYEACQLVDGGVTLIEDRSQWQLLTEFWSSEELPLAQVVWFLDEIAKLWTPLCKIGCSSSLLTESNLRVDEDGAFCLQQLFVDKPQDTPSLKNLVRTWQTWLSNLEDNYRQKLDPIFKQVTSGEIREIEQLRSQLQNLDSDLDTEELHITSEENNFFDDELDRDDDADDRETLIYSMQLDSIIDAGCTNVGSQRKHNEDFYAIETSIIKQENSSVKNFSFRGLYVVCDGMGGHAAGEVASAMAGESILDYFRAHWHDELPDAATIEAGILLANNTIYQTNINNSSSGSARMGTTLAMALLHDCQLAIAHVGDSRIYRLTRKHGLELLTSDHEVGQREINRGVEVDIAYGRPDAYQLTQALGPRDNSYVRPEIQFLEITEDCLLLICSDGLSDFNFVENHWEQYLEPLISSQSDLEAGLVELIELANQHNGHDNITGISIKIKLKPEF; this is encoded by the coding sequence ATGCTAATTTGTCCTCAATGTAAGTCTAAAAATCCACACACTAATAACTTTTGCCAGAGTTGTGGAGTTTCTTTAACAGACGAAATCGCTAAAAATGGTAAAGGTAATAAAAAAACAAATATGTTATGGGCAATAATTAAACCCGCTAAAAACAGCCAGCGACTTATCGAGCTTACCCATAAAAAGGGCAAAAAGTCTCAACTAGAAGTTCAAAATCTAGCAGATTTTTTTAACCTGCCACAAGGTAGTAATACAAATTGGCAACGATATGTATTTGACGATTTAGATCGAACGTTTGCCGAAGCTATCTGTCCAAACGACTGTATTTCAGGAAAAATTATCGATCTACAACCCCTGCAACAAACTCATTTGGCATCAATACGCCAACAGCATAGGGAAAAACTAGACAATTTGCAGTCTAATTCTAATGGATTTTATTTGTCTCTCGCTCATTTTTGGAATTCTTTGAGTGTTCCATCTCATGCCCTACCATACTTAACTTTAGAACGGCACACACCTATAGTGCCTAAAGTTTATGAAGCTTGCCAACTAGTAGATGGAGGCGTAACACTAATCGAAGATCGTTCGCAATGGCAATTGTTGACAGAATTTTGGTCTAGCGAAGAATTACCTCTAGCTCAAGTTGTTTGGTTTCTAGATGAAATTGCCAAACTATGGACTCCACTATGCAAAATTGGCTGTAGTAGCAGTTTGTTAACTGAATCCAATTTACGTGTAGACGAAGACGGGGCATTTTGTTTGCAACAACTGTTTGTAGATAAGCCCCAAGATACACCCAGTCTCAAAAATTTAGTACGAACTTGGCAAACTTGGTTGAGTAACTTAGAAGATAATTACCGCCAAAAACTCGACCCAATCTTCAAACAAGTCACTTCTGGCGAGATTAGAGAAATCGAACAGTTGCGTTCTCAACTGCAAAATCTAGATTCCGATTTAGACACAGAAGAATTGCACATTACTTCAGAAGAAAATAATTTTTTTGATGATGAACTCGATCGCGATGACGATGCTGACGATCGAGAAACGCTTATTTATTCGATGCAGCTCGATAGCATTATCGATGCTGGCTGTACTAATGTAGGTTCGCAAAGAAAGCACAACGAAGATTTTTACGCTATTGAAACTTCAATTATCAAACAAGAGAACAGTAGCGTAAAAAATTTTAGCTTTCGAGGTTTGTACGTTGTCTGTGATGGTATGGGAGGACATGCAGCAGGAGAAGTAGCTAGCGCAATGGCTGGAGAATCTATTTTGGACTACTTTAGAGCGCATTGGCATGATGAATTACCCGATGCAGCTACAATCGAGGCAGGGATTTTACTTGCTAACAATACTATTTATCAAACCAATATAAATAACTCCAGTTCTGGTAGCGCTAGAATGGGTACAACTTTAGCAATGGCATTATTACACGATTGTCAGTTAGCGATCGCTCATGTAGGAGACAGTCGTATTTATCGCCTTACTCGCAAACATGGCTTGGAACTTTTGACTAGCGATCATGAAGTAGGTCAAAGAGAGATTAATCGAGGAGTCGAGGTAGATATTGCCTATGGTCGTCCCGATGCCTATCAGCTAACTCAGGCTTTAGGTCCCAGGGACAATAGCTATGTTAGACCCGAAATTCAATTTTTAGAAATTACCGAAGATTGTTTGTTATTGATATGTAGTGATGGTCTTAGCGATTTCAATTTTGTAGAAAACCACTGGGAACAGTATCTCGAACCATTAATTAGCTCTCAAAGCGATCTTGAAGCAGGTTTGGTCGAACTAATCGAGCTTGCCAATCAGCATAATGGACACGATAACATTACGGGCATTTCAATTAAAATCAAACTAAAGCCAGAATTTTAA
- a CDS encoding NAD(+) kinase, with protein MELRHAIIVYKAYDSNSKQWAEKCAKELEARQCKVLMGPSGIRDNPYPVFLASSTIDIDLAIVLGGDGTALGAARQLAPQNIPILAVNVGGHLGFLTEPFELFKDTEKMWDRLESDLYAVQKRMMLEAQIFEGDRSNSQAVSERFFCLNEMCIKPASIDRMPTSILEMEVDGEVVDQYSGDGLLVSTPTGSTGYTVSANGPILHPGMLAIAVTPICPLSLSGRPIVLPPGSIVSIWPFGDREVNTKLWTDGALGTTIWPGQRVQVRMANCQAKFIIIRESYSFYQTLREKLLWAGTRVHYENNGLK; from the coding sequence GTGGAGTTAAGACACGCAATCATTGTCTACAAAGCATACGATAGTAACAGCAAACAGTGGGCTGAAAAATGTGCGAAAGAATTAGAAGCACGTCAATGCAAAGTTCTAATGGGACCGAGCGGCATTAGAGACAATCCCTACCCAGTGTTTTTAGCTTCTTCAACGATCGATATCGATCTAGCTATTGTCCTGGGTGGAGACGGTACGGCTTTAGGGGCAGCCAGACAACTTGCACCACAAAATATACCAATCTTGGCAGTTAACGTAGGCGGACACCTGGGTTTTTTGACCGAACCTTTTGAATTGTTTAAAGACACAGAAAAAATGTGGGATCGTTTGGAGTCAGATCTCTATGCCGTTCAAAAACGCATGATGCTGGAGGCACAAATATTTGAGGGCGATCGCAGCAACTCGCAAGCCGTTAGCGAACGTTTTTTTTGTCTCAACGAGATGTGCATTAAGCCTGCTAGCATAGACCGCATGCCTACTTCAATTTTAGAAATGGAAGTAGATGGGGAAGTAGTAGATCAATACAGCGGCGATGGTTTGCTGGTATCGACTCCTACAGGTTCTACAGGCTATACAGTTTCCGCTAATGGACCGATTTTACATCCTGGAATGCTGGCGATTGCCGTAACTCCTATCTGCCCTCTCAGCCTTTCTGGTCGTCCAATTGTCTTACCCCCTGGTAGCATAGTCAGTATTTGGCCTTTTGGCGATCGCGAGGTTAATACCAAACTTTGGACTGATGGAGCTTTAGGAACTACTATCTGGCCGGGACAGAGAGTTCAAGTACGAATGGCAAATTGTCAAGCAAAATTTATTATTATTCGAGAAAGTTATTCTTTCTATCAAACTTTGAGAGAAAAGTTACTATGGGCTGGAACGAGAGTTCATTATGAAAATAATGGTTTAAAGTAA
- a CDS encoding pitrilysin family protein — protein sequence MPRLLESLNTVRFLAETHKLDNGLTLIHQYLPATPVVVADVWVKAGTTAEPEAWSGMAHFLEHAIFKGSPNLKAGEFDWIIENVGGMANAATSYDYAHFYLTTATAHIEQTLPCLADILLHASIPDEEFDRERDVVLEEIHSSYDDPDWIAFQTLCQTLYQHHPYKRSILGEKELLMQHTPDRLRCFHRAYYQPENMTVVMIGGIESQTARSLVESSFTEFSQPRECPLEVVREEPSATAIRRQELRLPIIECARLLMGWVGPNASDLEEAIALDLLSVILAGGRCSRLVREFREERQLVLDICSDFSLQKDSSIFTINAWLPEEHLNEVESLLGTSLWQLQNFLVSELELTRAKRQLINNYIFSMETPSQLAGIYGFYDIVSSAEDSALYPQIVERLSAVQLRAVARRYLSPERYAITSLRSC from the coding sequence ATGCCACGACTATTAGAAAGTTTAAACACAGTTCGGTTTCTAGCCGAAACTCACAAGTTAGATAACGGATTAACTCTAATTCATCAATATTTGCCCGCAACCCCTGTGGTAGTTGCCGACGTTTGGGTTAAGGCTGGTACTACAGCCGAACCAGAAGCATGGTCTGGAATGGCACATTTTTTAGAACATGCTATTTTCAAAGGCTCTCCCAATCTCAAAGCTGGAGAATTCGACTGGATAATTGAAAACGTTGGCGGTATGGCTAATGCTGCTACTAGCTATGATTACGCGCATTTTTATTTGACCACAGCCACAGCACACATCGAGCAGACTTTACCCTGTCTGGCAGATATTTTACTCCACGCCAGCATCCCAGACGAGGAATTCGATCGCGAACGAGATGTAGTATTAGAAGAAATTCATTCTAGCTATGACGATCCAGACTGGATCGCTTTTCAAACACTATGTCAAACTCTCTACCAGCATCATCCCTATAAACGCTCGATTTTGGGAGAAAAAGAGTTATTAATGCAGCATACACCCGATCGCCTGCGCTGTTTTCATCGAGCATACTATCAGCCAGAAAATATGACGGTAGTAATGATAGGGGGAATAGAATCGCAGACGGCGCGATCGCTGGTAGAATCATCTTTTACAGAATTTAGCCAACCTAGAGAATGTCCCCTTGAGGTAGTTCGAGAGGAGCCATCAGCAACCGCCATTCGCCGCCAGGAATTGCGCCTACCCATAATCGAATGTGCTCGTTTATTGATGGGATGGGTCGGACCTAACGCGAGCGATCTTGAAGAAGCGATCGCTTTAGATTTATTATCGGTAATTTTAGCTGGAGGTCGCTGTTCTCGCTTAGTGAGAGAATTTAGAGAAGAGCGTCAGCTAGTACTAGATATTTGCAGCGATTTTTCTTTGCAAAAAGATTCAAGTATTTTTACAATTAACGCCTGGCTACCAGAAGAACATCTAAACGAAGTCGAGAGCTTACTAGGTACCAGCCTATGGCAATTACAAAACTTTTTGGTATCAGAGTTAGAGTTAACCCGTGCCAAACGGCAACTAATTAATAACTATATTTTTTCGATGGAGACTCCCAGCCAGTTAGCAGGCATTTATGGATTCTATGATATAGTGTCTTCCGCTGAAGATTCGGCACTTTACCCTCAGATTGTCGAGCGACTATCAGCAGTGCAGCTTCGAGCAGTCGCCCGACGCTATCTGTCTCCAGAACGCTATGCTATTACTAGCTTGAGATCTTGTTAA
- a CDS encoding FHA domain-containing serine/threonine-protein kinase, with translation MVILTLLEPQTNHPLQQWHFKEKTLIRIGRAQNNDIVLDGYFQVSRQHLELRLIETDKWQAINRGTNGTSIDKVAIDEAILQHNNLLRLAENGPIFKFELESALVAEPKSTTTAKVSTDTCDHSGNPVDSIFCRHCGAAMVEEERFVGPYQILKTLGRGGMGTTYLVWDKNRTVKNAPLLLVLKEMNANMIRVPKAKELFEREARILKSLNHPGIPQYYDFFVDNDHKYLIMELIHGHNLEQFVYQRGAVDRDRITKWMMQVCQILTYLHNLDPPLVHRDIKPANLMLRNLDSRLMLLDFGAVKELGTSLNTRIGVEGYSAPEQYRGKPCIQSDIYGIGTTIIFLLTGKTPMQYYRYRSNKFEFDIDSIPNLSVALAEVLKIACQPKPQDRYQTAEELFKALSVCL, from the coding sequence ATGGTCATCTTAACTCTTCTAGAACCGCAAACCAATCACCCCTTGCAACAGTGGCATTTCAAAGAGAAAACTCTCATTCGTATCGGTCGCGCTCAAAATAACGATATCGTTCTAGATGGCTATTTTCAGGTTTCTCGCCAGCACTTAGAACTGAGGTTAATAGAAACAGATAAATGGCAGGCAATCAATCGAGGAACTAATGGAACCTCGATTGATAAAGTTGCAATTGACGAAGCTATTCTTCAACATAATAACTTGCTTCGTCTCGCTGAAAATGGACCTATATTTAAGTTTGAACTCGAATCAGCTTTGGTAGCCGAACCAAAAAGCACGACTACAGCTAAAGTATCTACCGACACCTGCGATCATAGCGGTAATCCTGTCGACAGCATTTTTTGCCGTCACTGCGGCGCGGCAATGGTTGAAGAAGAACGCTTTGTTGGTCCCTATCAAATTCTTAAAACTTTAGGTAGAGGTGGTATGGGAACTACTTATTTGGTTTGGGACAAAAACAGAACTGTCAAAAATGCTCCCTTACTGTTAGTTCTCAAAGAGATGAATGCAAATATGATTCGCGTTCCCAAAGCTAAAGAACTTTTTGAGAGAGAAGCACGTATTCTCAAATCTTTAAACCATCCTGGTATTCCTCAATATTATGACTTTTTTGTCGATAACGACCATAAGTATTTGATTATGGAGTTAATTCACGGTCACAATCTAGAACAGTTTGTCTATCAAAGAGGAGCCGTAGATCGCGATAGAATTACTAAATGGATGATGCAAGTCTGTCAGATTCTGACTTATTTACACAATCTCGATCCGCCTTTAGTTCATCGGGATATCAAACCAGCTAATTTAATGTTACGCAATCTCGATAGCCGCTTGATGCTACTAGATTTTGGAGCGGTAAAAGAGTTGGGAACTTCGTTAAATACTCGTATTGGTGTAGAAGGTTATAGCGCACCAGAACAGTATCGGGGTAAACCCTGTATTCAATCAGATATTTACGGAATTGGTACGACTATTATCTTTTTGCTAACTGGTAAAACACCCATGCAATATTATCGCTACCGCAGCAATAAATTTGAGTTTGATATAGATAGCATTCCCAATCTATCTGTAGCTCTGGCTGAGGTTCTAAAAATAGCTTGTCAACCCAAACCTCAAGATCGCTATCAGACGGCAGAAGAGCTTTTTAAAGCTTTGTCCGTCTGCCTTTAG
- a CDS encoding pitrilysin family protein: protein MSEKLTNGQPNTAPTTNEEPLSVAEPHLQQLVLDNGITLIVIENQAADIISGRFFFKQAGTIAEKRDRAGLAHLTSAVITKGTEKLSALDIAEKVESIGAGLGADAATDYFLFSLKTVAADFPAMLKLLAEIVRSPSFPTAEVELERKLTIQNIRSQQEQPFNVAFNQLRQQMYGEHPYGVSALGTESSVAELTRQDLQQFHQTYFRPDRLVISLSGRITPDTAVSLIRDVFGDWKAPTNPLPKPQFPTLTANPFTAEIVRDTQQAIVMLGYLGTSVDCSDYPVLKLISTYLGNGLSSRLFVELREKRGLAYDVSAFYPTRLEPAPFITYMGTAPKNIEVAIAGLRDEVKRLSEVKLSEAELQGAKNKLLGQYALGKQTNSELAQIYGWYETLGLKVEYDRNFQEAIAKVTGDKILEVANRYLDRPYLSLVKPQ, encoded by the coding sequence ATGTCCGAAAAATTGACCAATGGTCAGCCAAATACCGCTCCCACCACCAATGAAGAACCTCTGTCAGTAGCAGAACCTCATTTACAGCAACTCGTATTAGATAATGGCATCACCCTAATAGTTATAGAAAATCAAGCTGCCGATATAATTTCTGGTCGTTTTTTTTTCAAACAGGCAGGCACAATTGCCGAAAAGCGCGATCGCGCGGGACTCGCTCATTTAACTTCTGCCGTAATTACTAAAGGGACGGAAAAACTTTCAGCCTTAGATATTGCCGAAAAAGTAGAATCTATTGGTGCGGGTCTGGGTGCCGATGCGGCAACAGATTATTTTTTGTTCAGTTTAAAAACCGTAGCGGCTGACTTTCCTGCCATGCTAAAGCTATTAGCAGAAATCGTGCGATCGCCGTCTTTTCCTACAGCAGAAGTAGAACTAGAGCGCAAACTAACTATACAAAACATTCGTTCGCAACAGGAACAGCCCTTTAATGTAGCGTTTAATCAACTTCGCCAGCAGATGTATGGCGAACATCCCTACGGAGTTTCAGCTTTAGGGACGGAGTCTTCAGTTGCCGAGTTAACACGTCAAGATTTACAGCAGTTCCATCAAACTTATTTTCGCCCCGATCGTCTGGTAATTAGTCTATCTGGACGCATTACTCCAGACACAGCAGTCAGTTTAATTCGAGATGTATTTGGTGACTGGAAAGCTCCTACTAATCCTCTTCCAAAACCACAATTCCCTACTCTAACCGCCAATCCTTTCACTGCCGAAATCGTAAGAGATACTCAACAAGCAATTGTGATGCTTGGTTATTTGGGAACTAGTGTCGATTGCTCCGACTATCCAGTTTTGAAGTTAATTAGTACTTATTTGGGTAACGGTCTTTCCAGTCGTCTGTTTGTCGAACTGAGGGAAAAACGCGGTTTGGCTTATGATGTATCGGCATTTTATCCGACCAGATTGGAACCAGCACCGTTTATTACCTATATGGGGACTGCGCCAAAGAATATCGAAGTTGCGATCGCTGGTCTGAGAGATGAAGTAAAGCGATTGAGCGAAGTCAAGCTTAGTGAAGCGGAGCTACAAGGAGCTAAGAACAAACTTTTAGGACAATATGCTTTAGGCAAGCAAACCAACAGCGAACTAGCTCAAATTTATGGCTGGTACGAAACTCTAGGTTTGAAAGTCGAATACGACCGCAATTTTCAAGAGGCAATAGCTAAAGTTACAGGCGATAAGATCTTGGAAGTAGCAAACCGTTATCTAGATAGACCTTATCTATCTCTGGTTAAACCCCAGTAA
- the trmFO gene encoding FADH(2)-oxidizing methylenetetrahydrofolate--tRNA-(uracil(54)-C(5))-methyltransferase TrmFO yields the protein MTDNRVTVIGGGLAGTEAAWQIARAGIPVTLYEMRPVRSSPAHHTQELAELVCSNSFGALASDRAAGLLHAELRHLDSIVIRTADKHSVPAGGALAVDRAVFSSDLTHTLASHPLIDLRREEIESIPQTGVVVLATGPLTSHDLAEDLQQFTGMEYLSFFDAASPIVVGESIDRDIAFLASRYDKGEAAYLNCPMNKEQYLRFREELCNAEAAELKDFERESAKFFEGCLPIEELAQRGEDTMRYGPLKPVGLFDPRWGDFRDPANKHKRPYAVVQLRQEDKAGQLWNLVGFQTNLRWGEQKRVFRLIPGLETAEFVRMGVMHRNTFINSPNLLHSTLQFKTRPTLLAAGQLIGTEGYTAATAGGWLAGTNAARTILGISPVIMPQTTMMGALFEFISSASAKHFQPMPPNFGIIPQLSNRVKNKRERYGKYRDRSLEDLIAWQQQLDRTLVKVG from the coding sequence ATGACTGACAACAGAGTAACAGTAATCGGTGGTGGACTGGCAGGAACCGAAGCAGCTTGGCAAATTGCTAGGGCGGGAATCCCAGTAACCCTATATGAAATGCGACCCGTGCGGTCTTCTCCCGCTCATCACACTCAAGAACTAGCTGAATTAGTCTGTAGTAATTCTTTTGGTGCTTTAGCCAGCGATCGCGCTGCGGGGTTGCTACATGCCGAACTACGCCATTTGGATTCAATTGTTATTCGTACTGCCGACAAACACTCCGTACCAGCAGGAGGGGCTTTAGCTGTAGACCGGGCAGTATTTAGTAGCGACTTAACCCACACTTTAGCCAGTCATCCCCTCATCGATTTAAGGCGAGAAGAAATTGAGTCAATTCCCCAAACTGGTGTGGTAGTTTTAGCAACGGGTCCTCTAACTAGCCACGATTTGGCAGAAGATTTACAGCAGTTTACTGGTATGGAATACCTGAGCTTTTTTGATGCGGCAAGTCCCATCGTAGTAGGCGAGTCGATCGATCGCGACATAGCTTTTTTGGCTTCGCGTTACGACAAAGGAGAAGCGGCTTATCTTAATTGTCCGATGAATAAAGAACAGTATTTGCGCTTCCGAGAGGAGTTATGTAACGCCGAAGCTGCCGAATTAAAAGACTTCGAGCGAGAAAGTGCCAAATTTTTTGAAGGCTGTCTTCCTATTGAAGAGTTGGCGCAACGGGGTGAAGATACGATGCGTTACGGACCTTTAAAGCCTGTGGGCTTGTTCGATCCTCGCTGGGGAGACTTTCGCGATCCTGCCAACAAACATAAGCGTCCCTATGCGGTAGTACAATTGCGTCAGGAAGACAAAGCAGGACAGTTGTGGAATCTAGTTGGCTTTCAGACAAACTTGCGCTGGGGCGAACAAAAACGGGTATTCCGTCTAATTCCTGGTTTGGAAACTGCCGAGTTCGTTCGTATGGGAGTGATGCACCGCAACACTTTTATTAATTCTCCCAATCTTTTGCATTCTACTTTGCAGTTTAAGACTCGACCGACTTTACTTGCCGCAGGACAGCTAATCGGTACGGAAGGCTACACCGCAGCTACGGCAGGAGGGTGGCTGGCAGGAACTAATGCCGCTAGAACTATATTGGGAATCTCTCCCGTAATTATGCCTCAAACAACTATGATGGGTGCCTTATTTGAATTTATTAGTTCGGCTTCTGCCAAACACTTTCAACCGATGCCGCCAAACTTTGGCATTATTCCTCAATTATCCAACAGAGTCAAAAATAAACGCGAGAGATACGGCAAATATCGCGATCGCTCTTTAGAAGATTTGATAGCCTGGCAGCAACAGTTAGATCGAACTCTGGTAAAAGTAGGGTAA
- a CDS encoding MotA/TolQ/ExbB proton channel family protein: MNKLSSKSKSRVRGSKRQELEINLPFVLGVAAAIFVVVYAILLLFRDTYLGILFYERGFTQYVAVALAAIVAAITILKYIKLRYEYRALNRIWIADHIPLNQPESHEVKYFQERLTKDGNLVAMRCSRILKAYIQSGDRAVANEFALDDSSFYLSASESSYSIPRILVWAIPLLGFIGTVIGISQAVNGFSGFLEQAGDVEQIKEGIGTVTGGLAVAFDTTLLALFLSVVVMIPLVLVERYESRLLLGIDVFINDKLLPRLRDKNKHLDEAAVDRAVKDAIDGHFPNPEALVEPAQLYAQQAAQALAQGFMAEISKVQDVNSQVMDRVTQIRELATQDRQEFMTFFTQQQQASQELIYQIKTTVDEIRSKNVATANDLSDRTQEISNQLENAAKALEHRVAALEQASSKFSDFKNLQSSLDDSLRSLEKTAQLETVLVGVRDNLGKLEPILQQLNKPRRITLVEQDGNNK; encoded by the coding sequence ATGAATAAGCTTAGTTCTAAATCTAAATCCCGTGTTCGCGGCTCCAAACGTCAAGAGTTAGAAATCAATCTACCATTTGTTTTAGGAGTGGCGGCGGCGATCTTTGTAGTGGTTTACGCAATACTATTACTTTTTAGAGATACTTATCTCGGTATTCTTTTCTACGAACGAGGATTTACTCAATATGTAGCAGTAGCCCTAGCAGCAATAGTCGCAGCTATAACCATACTTAAATATATCAAGCTCAGATATGAATATCGCGCTTTAAATAGAATTTGGATTGCCGACCACATACCCCTAAACCAGCCAGAGTCTCACGAAGTCAAATATTTTCAAGAAAGATTGACTAAAGATGGAAACTTGGTCGCTATGCGCTGTAGTCGAATTCTAAAAGCCTATATTCAAAGCGGCGATCGCGCCGTAGCTAATGAATTTGCTCTCGATGATTCGTCATTTTACTTAAGTGCTTCGGAATCTTCTTACTCAATTCCTCGGATTTTGGTTTGGGCAATTCCTCTTTTAGGATTTATCGGTACGGTAATCGGTATCAGTCAAGCAGTTAATGGTTTTTCGGGTTTCCTCGAACAAGCGGGCGATGTCGAACAAATTAAAGAAGGAATTGGCACCGTAACGGGGGGCTTGGCAGTTGCTTTCGATACTACACTACTAGCTTTGTTTTTGAGTGTTGTGGTGATGATTCCGTTGGTACTGGTAGAACGCTACGAATCTCGCTTGCTCTTGGGAATCGACGTATTTATTAACGATAAGCTGCTACCCAGACTGCGAGATAAAAACAAACATTTAGATGAAGCAGCAGTAGACCGCGCCGTCAAAGATGCCATTGACGGACATTTCCCCAATCCCGAAGCTTTGGTGGAACCAGCACAATTATATGCTCAACAGGCAGCCCAGGCTTTGGCTCAAGGATTTATGGCCGAAATTAGTAAAGTACAGGATGTCAATTCTCAGGTAATGGATCGGGTTACTCAAATTAGAGAACTGGCAACACAAGATCGTCAGGAGTTTATGACTTTCTTTACCCAACAACAGCAAGCCAGCCAGGAATTGATCTATCAAATTAAAACTACTGTTGACGAAATTAGAAGTAAAAACGTCGCCACAGCTAATGATTTGAGCGATCGCACCCAGGAAATTAGCAATCAATTAGAAAATGCGGCTAAAGCTTTAGAACATCGAGTTGCCGCTTTAGAACAAGCTAGCAGCAAATTTAGCGATTTTAAAAATTTACAGAGTAGCTTGGATGATAGCCTGCGATCGTTAGAAAAAACGGCTCAATTAGAGACAGTCTTGGTAGGAGTAAGAGATAACTTAGGCAAGCTAGAACCAATTCTCCAGCAGTTAAACAAACCCCGTCGTATTACTCTAGTCGAACAAGACGGTAATAATAAATAA